A window of the Odocoileus virginianus isolate 20LAN1187 ecotype Illinois chromosome 20, Ovbor_1.2, whole genome shotgun sequence genome harbors these coding sequences:
- the ZNF175 gene encoding zinc finger protein 175 isoform X1: MLRISGVPPEPLGQATSRRLQDLPTQLRLTPPSSSDWSLLMPTQLQAPGKSGVVSKRDQELKPRRDMIADANLPQRPQFLGSEEQDGSCEGLVSFEDVTMDFSREEWQQLDPAQRHLYQDVMLEIYSHFFSVGYHIPNPEIIFRIEEGKEPWVRETELPCQRYHEGEFGLETRQREISEEASFHNEMMGGVTRDGSWCCILEELWEQADPTEGDLKNQNKPSHQGVFFNKKTLNTERDCDYKDPGKVIQARPHLASSQKEPHKCCSFAKTLKPNLEATHQNQSSTTKHVDDMVGSGQSVTHSSSSASCKNTHTGENFREGNTCTKAFSQKQLLTQHQVHTQEKPDKCTECGRDFTHKSHLLEQQRFHSVYLQECSKCGKAFTSQPKLGVCVTDHIGNIPYICKECGKVFIQRPELVTHQKTHTRKKPHKCHECGKTFFQMLSLFRHQRTHTREKLYECSECGKGFSQNSTLSIHQKIHTGERQYVCSECGKAFTQKSTLSLHQRIHSGEKSYVCIECGQAFIQKAHLIVHQRSHTGEKPYQCHSCGKSFISKSQLDIHHRIHTGEKPYECSDCGKTFTQKSHLNIHQKIHTGERHHVCSECGKAFNQKSILSMHQRIHTGEKPYKCSDCGKAFTSKSQFREHQRIHTGEKPYVCTACGKAFNGRSNFHKHQMTHNRERTFACYKCGNTFVEKSELIKHQRTHIGEKPYECCDCGKSFSRKPQLKVHQRIHTGERPYVCSKCGKSFNNRSNFNKHQTTHTRDKSYKSS, from the exons ATGCTGAG GATTTCCGGTGTCCCTCCAGAGCCCCTGGGTCAGGCCACATCACGGAGACTGCAGGATCTCCCTACACAGCTCAGGTTGACTCCTCCCAGCAGCTCTGACTGGAGCCTTCTGATGCCCACCCAGCTGCAGGCTCCTGGGAAGAGTGGAGTTGTCAGCAAAAGAGACCAAGAATTGAAGCCCAGAAGGGACATGATTGCTGACGCAAATCTGCCCCAAAGGCCCCAGTTCTTGGGTTCAGAGGAGCAGGATGGATCGTGTGAG GGGTTAGTGTCTTTTGAGGATGTGACCATGGACTTCAGCAGGGAGGAGTGGCAGCAGCTGGACCCTGCACAGAGACACCTGTATCAGGATGTGATGCTGGAGATCTACAGCCACTTTTTCTCCGTGG GGTATCacattcccaacccagagatcattTTTAGGATTGAAGAAGGAAAGGAGCCATGGGTGAGAGAAACTGAACTCCCATGTCAGAGGTATCATG AAGGGGAGTTTGGGCTTGAAACCCGACAACGGGAGATTTCTGAAGAAGCTTCATTTCACAATGAGATGATGGGTGGAGTCACAAGAGATGGTTCATGGTGTTGCATTTTAGAAGAACTGTGGGAACAAGCTGACCCAACAGAGGGAGatctgaaaaatcaaaataaacctTCACATCAGGGAGTTTTCTTCAATAAGAAAACACTGAACACAGAGAGGGACTGTGACTACAAGGACCCTGGAAAAGTCATCCAGGCAAGGCCCCACCTTGCTTCTTCACAAAAGGAACCTCATAAATGTTGCTCATTTGCAAAAACGTTGAAGCCTAACCTAGAAGCAACTCATCAAAATCAAAGCAGTACCACAAAACACGTTGATGATATGGTTGGATCTGGTCAGTCAGTCACCCATAGCTCTTCCAGTGCCAGCTGCAAGAATACTCACACAGGAGAGAACTTCCGTGAAGGTAATACATGTACAAAAGCCTTCAGCCAGAAACAGTTACTCACACAACATCAAGTTCATACTCAGGAAAAACCAGATAAGTGTACTGAATGTGGGAGGGACTTCACCCACAAGTCACACCTCCTTGAGCAACAGAGATTCCATAGTGTTTACCTCCAGGAATGTAGTAAATGCGGGAAAGCCTTCACCTCACAACCAAAACTTGGGGTCTGTGTGACAGATCATATAGGTAACATACCATATATatgtaaggaatgtggaaaaGTCTTCATTCAGAGGCCAGAATTGGTTACACACCAGAAAACTCATACTAGAAAGAAGCCCCATAAATGCCATGAATGTGGAAAAACTTTCTTCCAGATGTTATCTCTCTTCAGACATCAGAGAACCCATACGAGAGAAAAACTCTatgaatgcagtgaatgtgggaaaggcTTCTCCCAGAATTCAACTCTCAGTATACATCAGAAAATCCACACTGGTGAGCGACAGTATgtatgcagtgaatgtgggaaggccttcacCCAGAAGTCAACACTCAGCTTGCACCAGAGAATCCATTCAGGGGAGAAGTCTTATGTGTGTATTGAATGTGGCCAGGCCTTTATCCAGAAGGCACACCTGATTGTACATCAGAGAagtcacactggagagaagccttatCAGTGTCACAGCTGCGGGAAATCCTTCATTTCCAAGTCACAACTTGATATACATCATCGAatccacactggggagaaaccTTATGAATGCAGTGACTGTGGGAAGACCTTCACCCAAAAGTCACACCTCAACATACACCAGAaaattcacactggagaaagacaCCACGTGTGCAGTGAATGCGGGAAGGCCTTCAACCAGAAATCAATCCTCAGCATGCATCAGCGAATTCACACCGGAGAGAAGCCTTACAAATGCAGTGACTGTGGGAAGGCCTTTACTTCCAAGTCACAGTTCAGAGAGCATCAGCGGATCCACACGGGAGAGAAACCCTACGTATGCACTGCATGTGGGAAGGCTTTCAATGGTAGGTCAAATTTCCATAAACATCAGATGACTCACAATAGAGAGAGAACCTTTGCCTGTTACAAGTGTGGGAACACCTTCGTTGAGAAATCAGAGTTAATCAAACATCAGAGAACGCATattggagagaaaccttatgaatgCTGTGACTGCGGGAAATCCTTCAGTAGGAAACCACAACTCAAAGTGCATCAACGAATTCACACAGGAGAGAGGCCTTATGTGTGTTCCAAGTGTGGGAAGAGCTTCAACAACAGATCAAATTTTAATAAACATCAGACAACTCACACCAGAGATAAATCTTACAAAAGCAGTTAA
- the ZNF175 gene encoding zinc finger protein 175 isoform X2 — protein MPTQLQAPGKSGVVSKRDQELKPRRDMIADANLPQRPQFLGSEEQDGSCEGLVSFEDVTMDFSREEWQQLDPAQRHLYQDVMLEIYSHFFSVGYHIPNPEIIFRIEEGKEPWVRETELPCQRYHEGEFGLETRQREISEEASFHNEMMGGVTRDGSWCCILEELWEQADPTEGDLKNQNKPSHQGVFFNKKTLNTERDCDYKDPGKVIQARPHLASSQKEPHKCCSFAKTLKPNLEATHQNQSSTTKHVDDMVGSGQSVTHSSSSASCKNTHTGENFREGNTCTKAFSQKQLLTQHQVHTQEKPDKCTECGRDFTHKSHLLEQQRFHSVYLQECSKCGKAFTSQPKLGVCVTDHIGNIPYICKECGKVFIQRPELVTHQKTHTRKKPHKCHECGKTFFQMLSLFRHQRTHTREKLYECSECGKGFSQNSTLSIHQKIHTGERQYVCSECGKAFTQKSTLSLHQRIHSGEKSYVCIECGQAFIQKAHLIVHQRSHTGEKPYQCHSCGKSFISKSQLDIHHRIHTGEKPYECSDCGKTFTQKSHLNIHQKIHTGERHHVCSECGKAFNQKSILSMHQRIHTGEKPYKCSDCGKAFTSKSQFREHQRIHTGEKPYVCTACGKAFNGRSNFHKHQMTHNRERTFACYKCGNTFVEKSELIKHQRTHIGEKPYECCDCGKSFSRKPQLKVHQRIHTGERPYVCSKCGKSFNNRSNFNKHQTTHTRDKSYKSS, from the exons ATGCCCACCCAGCTGCAGGCTCCTGGGAAGAGTGGAGTTGTCAGCAAAAGAGACCAAGAATTGAAGCCCAGAAGGGACATGATTGCTGACGCAAATCTGCCCCAAAGGCCCCAGTTCTTGGGTTCAGAGGAGCAGGATGGATCGTGTGAG GGGTTAGTGTCTTTTGAGGATGTGACCATGGACTTCAGCAGGGAGGAGTGGCAGCAGCTGGACCCTGCACAGAGACACCTGTATCAGGATGTGATGCTGGAGATCTACAGCCACTTTTTCTCCGTGG GGTATCacattcccaacccagagatcattTTTAGGATTGAAGAAGGAAAGGAGCCATGGGTGAGAGAAACTGAACTCCCATGTCAGAGGTATCATG AAGGGGAGTTTGGGCTTGAAACCCGACAACGGGAGATTTCTGAAGAAGCTTCATTTCACAATGAGATGATGGGTGGAGTCACAAGAGATGGTTCATGGTGTTGCATTTTAGAAGAACTGTGGGAACAAGCTGACCCAACAGAGGGAGatctgaaaaatcaaaataaacctTCACATCAGGGAGTTTTCTTCAATAAGAAAACACTGAACACAGAGAGGGACTGTGACTACAAGGACCCTGGAAAAGTCATCCAGGCAAGGCCCCACCTTGCTTCTTCACAAAAGGAACCTCATAAATGTTGCTCATTTGCAAAAACGTTGAAGCCTAACCTAGAAGCAACTCATCAAAATCAAAGCAGTACCACAAAACACGTTGATGATATGGTTGGATCTGGTCAGTCAGTCACCCATAGCTCTTCCAGTGCCAGCTGCAAGAATACTCACACAGGAGAGAACTTCCGTGAAGGTAATACATGTACAAAAGCCTTCAGCCAGAAACAGTTACTCACACAACATCAAGTTCATACTCAGGAAAAACCAGATAAGTGTACTGAATGTGGGAGGGACTTCACCCACAAGTCACACCTCCTTGAGCAACAGAGATTCCATAGTGTTTACCTCCAGGAATGTAGTAAATGCGGGAAAGCCTTCACCTCACAACCAAAACTTGGGGTCTGTGTGACAGATCATATAGGTAACATACCATATATatgtaaggaatgtggaaaaGTCTTCATTCAGAGGCCAGAATTGGTTACACACCAGAAAACTCATACTAGAAAGAAGCCCCATAAATGCCATGAATGTGGAAAAACTTTCTTCCAGATGTTATCTCTCTTCAGACATCAGAGAACCCATACGAGAGAAAAACTCTatgaatgcagtgaatgtgggaaaggcTTCTCCCAGAATTCAACTCTCAGTATACATCAGAAAATCCACACTGGTGAGCGACAGTATgtatgcagtgaatgtgggaaggccttcacCCAGAAGTCAACACTCAGCTTGCACCAGAGAATCCATTCAGGGGAGAAGTCTTATGTGTGTATTGAATGTGGCCAGGCCTTTATCCAGAAGGCACACCTGATTGTACATCAGAGAagtcacactggagagaagccttatCAGTGTCACAGCTGCGGGAAATCCTTCATTTCCAAGTCACAACTTGATATACATCATCGAatccacactggggagaaaccTTATGAATGCAGTGACTGTGGGAAGACCTTCACCCAAAAGTCACACCTCAACATACACCAGAaaattcacactggagaaagacaCCACGTGTGCAGTGAATGCGGGAAGGCCTTCAACCAGAAATCAATCCTCAGCATGCATCAGCGAATTCACACCGGAGAGAAGCCTTACAAATGCAGTGACTGTGGGAAGGCCTTTACTTCCAAGTCACAGTTCAGAGAGCATCAGCGGATCCACACGGGAGAGAAACCCTACGTATGCACTGCATGTGGGAAGGCTTTCAATGGTAGGTCAAATTTCCATAAACATCAGATGACTCACAATAGAGAGAGAACCTTTGCCTGTTACAAGTGTGGGAACACCTTCGTTGAGAAATCAGAGTTAATCAAACATCAGAGAACGCATattggagagaaaccttatgaatgCTGTGACTGCGGGAAATCCTTCAGTAGGAAACCACAACTCAAAGTGCATCAACGAATTCACACAGGAGAGAGGCCTTATGTGTGTTCCAAGTGTGGGAAGAGCTTCAACAACAGATCAAATTTTAATAAACATCAGACAACTCACACCAGAGATAAATCTTACAAAAGCAGTTAA
- the ZNF175 gene encoding zinc finger protein 175 isoform X3 translates to MDFSREEWQQLDPAQRHLYQDVMLEIYSHFFSVGYHIPNPEIIFRIEEGKEPWVRETELPCQRYHEGEFGLETRQREISEEASFHNEMMGGVTRDGSWCCILEELWEQADPTEGDLKNQNKPSHQGVFFNKKTLNTERDCDYKDPGKVIQARPHLASSQKEPHKCCSFAKTLKPNLEATHQNQSSTTKHVDDMVGSGQSVTHSSSSASCKNTHTGENFREGNTCTKAFSQKQLLTQHQVHTQEKPDKCTECGRDFTHKSHLLEQQRFHSVYLQECSKCGKAFTSQPKLGVCVTDHIGNIPYICKECGKVFIQRPELVTHQKTHTRKKPHKCHECGKTFFQMLSLFRHQRTHTREKLYECSECGKGFSQNSTLSIHQKIHTGERQYVCSECGKAFTQKSTLSLHQRIHSGEKSYVCIECGQAFIQKAHLIVHQRSHTGEKPYQCHSCGKSFISKSQLDIHHRIHTGEKPYECSDCGKTFTQKSHLNIHQKIHTGERHHVCSECGKAFNQKSILSMHQRIHTGEKPYKCSDCGKAFTSKSQFREHQRIHTGEKPYVCTACGKAFNGRSNFHKHQMTHNRERTFACYKCGNTFVEKSELIKHQRTHIGEKPYECCDCGKSFSRKPQLKVHQRIHTGERPYVCSKCGKSFNNRSNFNKHQTTHTRDKSYKSS, encoded by the exons ATGGACTTCAGCAGGGAGGAGTGGCAGCAGCTGGACCCTGCACAGAGACACCTGTATCAGGATGTGATGCTGGAGATCTACAGCCACTTTTTCTCCGTGG GGTATCacattcccaacccagagatcattTTTAGGATTGAAGAAGGAAAGGAGCCATGGGTGAGAGAAACTGAACTCCCATGTCAGAGGTATCATG AAGGGGAGTTTGGGCTTGAAACCCGACAACGGGAGATTTCTGAAGAAGCTTCATTTCACAATGAGATGATGGGTGGAGTCACAAGAGATGGTTCATGGTGTTGCATTTTAGAAGAACTGTGGGAACAAGCTGACCCAACAGAGGGAGatctgaaaaatcaaaataaacctTCACATCAGGGAGTTTTCTTCAATAAGAAAACACTGAACACAGAGAGGGACTGTGACTACAAGGACCCTGGAAAAGTCATCCAGGCAAGGCCCCACCTTGCTTCTTCACAAAAGGAACCTCATAAATGTTGCTCATTTGCAAAAACGTTGAAGCCTAACCTAGAAGCAACTCATCAAAATCAAAGCAGTACCACAAAACACGTTGATGATATGGTTGGATCTGGTCAGTCAGTCACCCATAGCTCTTCCAGTGCCAGCTGCAAGAATACTCACACAGGAGAGAACTTCCGTGAAGGTAATACATGTACAAAAGCCTTCAGCCAGAAACAGTTACTCACACAACATCAAGTTCATACTCAGGAAAAACCAGATAAGTGTACTGAATGTGGGAGGGACTTCACCCACAAGTCACACCTCCTTGAGCAACAGAGATTCCATAGTGTTTACCTCCAGGAATGTAGTAAATGCGGGAAAGCCTTCACCTCACAACCAAAACTTGGGGTCTGTGTGACAGATCATATAGGTAACATACCATATATatgtaaggaatgtggaaaaGTCTTCATTCAGAGGCCAGAATTGGTTACACACCAGAAAACTCATACTAGAAAGAAGCCCCATAAATGCCATGAATGTGGAAAAACTTTCTTCCAGATGTTATCTCTCTTCAGACATCAGAGAACCCATACGAGAGAAAAACTCTatgaatgcagtgaatgtgggaaaggcTTCTCCCAGAATTCAACTCTCAGTATACATCAGAAAATCCACACTGGTGAGCGACAGTATgtatgcagtgaatgtgggaaggccttcacCCAGAAGTCAACACTCAGCTTGCACCAGAGAATCCATTCAGGGGAGAAGTCTTATGTGTGTATTGAATGTGGCCAGGCCTTTATCCAGAAGGCACACCTGATTGTACATCAGAGAagtcacactggagagaagccttatCAGTGTCACAGCTGCGGGAAATCCTTCATTTCCAAGTCACAACTTGATATACATCATCGAatccacactggggagaaaccTTATGAATGCAGTGACTGTGGGAAGACCTTCACCCAAAAGTCACACCTCAACATACACCAGAaaattcacactggagaaagacaCCACGTGTGCAGTGAATGCGGGAAGGCCTTCAACCAGAAATCAATCCTCAGCATGCATCAGCGAATTCACACCGGAGAGAAGCCTTACAAATGCAGTGACTGTGGGAAGGCCTTTACTTCCAAGTCACAGTTCAGAGAGCATCAGCGGATCCACACGGGAGAGAAACCCTACGTATGCACTGCATGTGGGAAGGCTTTCAATGGTAGGTCAAATTTCCATAAACATCAGATGACTCACAATAGAGAGAGAACCTTTGCCTGTTACAAGTGTGGGAACACCTTCGTTGAGAAATCAGAGTTAATCAAACATCAGAGAACGCATattggagagaaaccttatgaatgCTGTGACTGCGGGAAATCCTTCAGTAGGAAACCACAACTCAAAGTGCATCAACGAATTCACACAGGAGAGAGGCCTTATGTGTGTTCCAAGTGTGGGAAGAGCTTCAACAACAGATCAAATTTTAATAAACATCAGACAACTCACACCAGAGATAAATCTTACAAAAGCAGTTAA